The DNA sequence ACAGGCAGCCATCCAGCCAACCATTTGTCTTCACTTCTTCCTCCAAAGAGGTTGGCCGAGTGAACTTGAGGAAGGTCGTAGAATTGCCGCATCATTTGCAAGAAAGTGACAGGTGGGAAGAGTTGGAGCATGGGCTGCTAATGTCACTGGGGTTTCACCAGGTTATGGTTCGAGCTGGACTCCTCGGGGATCTAGTAGCCATGttgaagagggagaggagatcATCCACATTCACCTTTTCAAGAGAAAGAGCACTCCTAGCGAGCATACTGACGTCTTCGGCTTGCGTCTTGCAGAGCTCACCCCTGGAGCTGCTCACAGTGATGGAGACGAGCCTCCTCCCTTGTCTGGAGGTGTTTCCTGAACTCAAAGGTTATGTCAGAGAgatcagagaggagaggaggaacagAGGTAGCGGTTTAGGTGTGGCACTTTCTCCTGCTCCCTCCACTGTAGCCTCCATTCAGTGTTTGCAGTTTGATGCTGGAGCCAGGGAGGTTTCTGTTACCGAAGTAGCTGCGACTGAGTGCGGGATTGTCACAGAGATCATGGATGATTGTTCAGCATGGATATGGAAAGGCTCTGGGTGTGATGTAGCTAAACTATCGCTAACATGTGAGCAGGAGGAAGTGAAGTTTGCAGGGGTGAAAAGTAGCGGACAGTTTATGCTGCTTTCCACTCAATGCAACAAGCTTTTCTTGTGGGATGTGATGGGCCCAGAAATGTTCCTGGAGGTTAAGGaccctttaaaaacagaatttgcTGAatcaagcaaacaaaaaaaaatcaaggggTTTGTTGCATGTCAGAaaaagttgtgtgtgtggtggaaaGGTGCGagctctgtgagtgtgtttgaggCCTCTGGTGAGACCGTGACTCATTTCCAGTGTCAGAGCTGTGTGACCTGTGTGGTTTGCTCTGTTAATGGCTCTTACATGTACTGTGGGCAGGAGGAAGGCACCATTTCTATATTTGACACAGACAGCGGCAGTTTCCTTGGCATCTGTTCAAACTCAAACCACAGTTCTGTTGTATCAATAATCCTGTGTGAAGATAAGCAGGAAATGGCATGTGTTGACAGCACGGGGGATGTAACCCTGTGGGATGTGGCAGCCAAAACACAATCGCCCAGACCAGTCAAAGAACGCTTTACTGGGGGTAAACCTAATATCGTGCTCAACACAGATTACTCAGATGAAATCAACACTTTATTGGTGTGTCAATATAACCAGGTTACAATATGGGATACATGTGACTGGGAGGTGTGGGACCAGTTCTTAGCTCCACAGGGTAGGGCCTTCATTCAAGCTGTGCTCTCCCAGGATGGCCACCTTTTTCTGGCTTTGTTAGACACCTGTCCCCTGGTTTTGGTGTGGAGGGTCAGCACAGGGGAGTGTGTTCTCTCCTTAGAGACAAACAAGCAACCTCTTACACTCCTCAAAATAGCCTCAGATGTCACATGTGTCACCCATGACGGCTGCCTCTTAGTGTGGGACTCTGAGATGATATACACTGCGGGTGCAGCTCCAAAAATGCAGCGTGGAGTGAAAGAAGTGGTGGTGGAACAAACAGGGGAGTGGTTCTACACCACTGATGGGTCAGAGACAGTGTGGGGATGGAGCTTAGAGACAGGCTTTCCACATGCTAACTTCCAGCATGATGGTCCTGTGGAAAAGCTGCGGGTTTCTCCGGATACCATTCACCTTGTGACGCTCTCAGCGGGAGAAATTTATGTTTGGGTGACAGAAACAGGGCAGAATATCCTGCGAATCAGTGGCAGCAGAGCTACAGACATCCTGATAACGCCTAATAGTAACTTTGGGGTGAGCATCTCTGACAGAGGGCTGTCTCGGGTTTGGAAGCTGGCAAATGGGGGCATTGTGTGCAACATTCACATGCACCTATCTGACGCACAGGTGTCGCCTGAGAGCACTTTCCTTATTGGGTGTCGCCGTGGAGACCTGCTGGCTGCCAGTCTGTGGTCGGGCACAATCAGCAAGCGTTTCTCCTGTGTGGAAAGCTCAGAGCACGTTGTTGCTTTTCACACGCTTTCAGAGCACCCAGACTTTGTGGTGGTTATGGTGGCCTCAGGGGGATTATACACCTGGAAAGTATCAGAGGAGACAATGTGCAGGCACTTTGAGCTGCCTGAAACATTTCAATGTCAGCCACAGGTCTTCCAGATGTCCTCTGATGGGAACTACGCACTGCTGTCCATTGATAATGGAGCCATCACCCTGCTGGACCTGTCTCAGGTCAGACTGTGCTCTTTTAAAGTAGAGGGTCCTATAATAAAAGCCTGCCTGGATAAAAGTGGATGCTTTGCTGCCTATATATCCCATCCTATCAGCCTGGAGAAAAGCTGTGTCTGTCACCTGCATGCGAGGCCTGTCCTCACAGTGGTACGACTCTCAGACGGGGAAAGAATAGGGAGCGTGTTTCTGTCTAAGAATCCCTCGACTCTGGTTATGTGTGagcaacagtgtgtgtttgtgggttttGAGGACGGGTCTGTGGGTGTGTATTCTATCTTAGATGTAATGATCAGTGGGGAGGGGTTGGTCGGGTGCAGGGATGATTTGAATGGTCAGGTGAGAGAATGCAACTTTGACAAGGAACCAGTCAGATGGTTACCTCTAGCCATCCCAAATATGACGTGGCCTTAGCTACTGTATATAATACACTTTTGAACAAGgattgtgtttttacagtgcatactgtatgtatatatttactttAGTTTGATACCACACAAAGGTGAAGCACATGTCTCAGAGATGTTTAATTTGTagatatatatactgtacagactgatataaacatactgtatgtgtctataTGTCCAACAGATCTGGGGGACACATGATGGTCTGTTTTTTAACCAGAAAACTCATCTGTCTGAAAACTGCATCATCATTTGTTTAAGTTTCAGCTTGCTGagtcatgatgatgatgattcacctgtgcagaaagacaaacacaacatttatctgactttcatttctgtgaaaacaaaaccaatATCTGATCCTTATGTACTGTATTGTTGACACgtttatttgaaatgaaataaagttgtTGTACATACCAGATTCACTTCTTATTTTGTATTAAAAGGCAATgtcactttttacattttgtattagTAAGATTAAAAATTactttatccttttttttttttttttttttttttttttttttagaaatgtcaGAAGATATCGTGTCTATacttagaaaaaaagaaaagaaactggcCTTTTGTTGACCACGAAAATTATCACATAAATTTGTTCTTAAGGCATCGAAATAACAGATATCATCTCCTCTCATGATAATTACGGTTGTTGTCATGGTGCCTTTCGAGTCACTGTTAAACTCGTAAATTTGAATACTCCAGCCATACCGGTATCCAACTAGTGGTAAATTGCTTACTCTTGCTCGGAGGTAATTTTACCCTGTAACACAAGTATTTACTATGTTACTTATTTAAAGCTCCGACCGCATAGCTTCcacacgcagcagcagcagcagaatgaCTTGGTTCTCATAGATTTTTCTGATGATGACACTGGCATCTCCGATAGCTCTTGAAGGCAGCACCAGCTGACAAAAAGAGTTTGTGAACTCGTCAGTGCAGTTCAGATGGAGATCATGGCGCAGCTGTACTGCTGGGGGGACAGCTCCAGTGGACAGTTCGGTCCAAAGGCAGCCCACAGTCCCGTGTCCTGGTCTGTCCGCGGTGTCATCACCGACATCTGCTGTGGGGAGCGACACAGTTTATTCCTCACAAGAGATGGGGACGTTTTATCCTGTGGACACAACTCACAGGGACAACTTGGACGAAATAGTGATAGAGATGGAAGGACGCCAGGTAAGTAATGATGATAAGTTTGTTATGATGATAATAAGGCAACAGCGTAGCTCACATAACAAGAAATATCCATGTAagctaatataataataattatgttttatatttttgttaagTTGAATAGTCAATATAACTAAAATACcctaactaaactaacttaaaTAACGTTATATAACGTTTAATGTAacgttttttttccttttttcctcatAACATGTAAACTTAGCTTTAACTTATAGCATCATCGAACTTGTTTGGTACCTTTTCATAAGTCTTATCAATAATTTACTCCTAGGGTGTTGTTTCCCCTTAGCTGTGCGCCTAATGAGTTTACAGCTGCCATCTAAAGTTATGAatcatcaccacacacacaaacaaacacataacgCAGGCTCATCAAGTGAGATTTGTTTCAGTTTCGTTTCCCTCTCGTCAGTCCAGACAATGAAAGTTAACTAGAAGCTGCATTTTCAAGTGCGTTTGGTTCAAGTGCAGTTAGGAAAATTCGACATTTTGAAGTTTGCTGTTGATTACTGAATATCAACTGGTCAAATAGCGTTGCATTCAATATTTGGGAATGCTGGTTAGCTTTGGTGTTTAGTTCGGTAAATTGAAGAATAAAGCGAGCATATAAATGCAGATCCTttgcattaaaagtaaaatttggTAAAAAGTATTGTCAGTAAAAATGTACTGAAAGAACTCATTGCGCAGAATGGTGTAGCCTACgtcttgttttcttgtcttgTATTATTATATAGCTACTGCACAGTTGTGTATTATTGGAATTATGATTATTAATGCAATAAAAAGCAGTTTAGTGCTGTAGCTGCAGCTAATTTCACATGGCACCAACCTGTCATGCTAAAGGTTACATTTGAATTTGTCTGTCAGATATTATATAACTTATAACACATCTTTACCCAGTTGATAACTACAGTATTGCATTGAATGTATTGTCTAGATGTGcgtttttgacatttgtgtgtttgtgtgctgtcaTCTGGTGTAAGGTCGTGTGCAGGGACTGGGTGAGGTGGTGAAGATTGCTTGTGGTCAGGACCACTCTCTGGCTGTGTGTGCATCTGGACACATGTACTCCTGGGGGGCGGGAGAGGATGGCCAGCTAGGGACGGATCCAATGTACAACAGTCACAGACCAAGGCAAGATCTCATTCTATAGATATGTTCTTGAAAGCAACATGGAGAAACATTTTgactaaaacacaataaatgtaTGAGAGAAAAGTAATCTTAAAGTACTCTTTTCCATTGTTTAGCCTATTATCATCTCATGTATTGTATATAGCCTAGGTATtgtataatgtaatataatgtatattgattgaattccatttacttgactttttattttgtttgcatttattacTCCTAGTTATTATCTGTTGTCTTGTCCTGTCCTGTCTTGTCTGAACATACAGTCAGGTGCCTGTGCCACTAGCAGTGCCGGTGATTCAGGTTGCTTGTGGAAACTCACACTCCCTGGCTTTGACTAGAGGTAAGACACTGAACACCCTGATGACATCTCTCAGTGTGTTTACGTGAAACAGTGTAAACTCTTTAGTTTTACAGCTTGATGTTTAATGTAGTAGTGTTTTTATTCTCATATGTCACCATATCACTGTGCCAAATCCAGTTTTCCCTTCAGGCACAtagtaattaattaaatgttaataacaATTTCAGCTTCAACAATTCTTGCTGCACCAGACAGCTGAGAGATATTTCAATCCCATGAGACTGTCCTggttaaatatttgaaaaataaactgtattcAAAAAACTCAGAGCATATAACACATTACACTTGGCACCTGTGATCATGTTTTGCTCACACATTTTTGTGAGCATAATCTCAAGATAAGtgcaagattaaaaaaaacttgcacCACAGGTTTCGTTGTAGAGTGGATGACTAATAGAGTGGATGGTCTGATTAGATTTATATAATGAtcataaatgtgtctgctgaggagaaacacattttcttgaGGCTACTGCAACTCCTCCATATGCTTCATAATTTACAAGCTTCCGATTAACACCACTTGTATTGTACTGTGTGTGCAAATTAGTTTGCTGAATATGACAAATTAGCAGATTATTCCATCAATTAACTTAAGTAATGACTTCTGTAGCATAGGATGATTTTTCTGCATTGTTTCCTCCTGTCCAGGAGGAGATGTCTTCTCATGGGGTTTAAACAGTCACGGCCAGCTGGGTCTGGGGAAGGCGGTGTCACTGCAGTACACACCTCTCCTGGTGCGTGCCCTGATGGGCGTAGCAGTAACCCAGATATCGGCCGGAGCGGCCCACACTCTGGTCCTCACACTCTCAGGCCAGGTGTACTGCTGCGGGGCAAATAAAGACGGCCAGCTGGGGCTCAACAGGGTTGATGAGAAAGGTACAAATAATTCAATCACAAACTCAGGCAATACAGGCAAAGAAAGTCATGACTGCTGCAATTTTAACACTTgacaaaaacagttaaattaattattaaaaatataattaatattaaatatggAACATCATTGTGTCACACAATGTACTATGTACTTACGTAGAACTTTTTAAGGAGACGATAGGTAtctaaaatatcaaaaaactCATTATCATTTTGAACTAAACATACTGTCCcttgttttttcatttcttatcATCTTGAACAGGCAGGTTCAACATCTGTATGGTACCTGCTCTCAGACCTCTTGGTGTCTCCTTCATAAGCTGTGGAGAGGCTCACTCTGCAGTGTTAACAAAGGTACCAGTTTCCAAACAAATGACTACGGTGCTACAACCTATGGTGTCGCTCTTTAGTTCATGTTATTGTGTGATGCTGTAATTCCTAGGAGGGCAAAGTTTTCACTTTTGGAGAGGGAGCCCACGGTCAGCTTGGTCACAACTCCTCTGCGAATGAAGTGAGACCCAGACTTGTTGATGGTCTGGATGGACCAGCCTCACAGGTTGCATGTGGCAGGTAAACAAAATTATTGTGCTTACTGTACTATACATGAACACCAAAACTGATATTTTCCCTTAATTTGGCCATTTTTGAAGTGACACAATCATGATATATTGTTTACAATAACTTCAAGAATCTTTAACTTGAGAAAATTGACTAAATACTTGTAATATTTCATTAATTCGTAGAATagttttacaacattttaagtttctttttaaaataagtgcTTTGGTTAATTGGTTCATGTCTTACAGGCATCACACTCTGATTTTGGGCTCTTCAGGCCAGCTGTGGGCTTTTGGCAatggggtcaaaggtcaaattgGGACTGGACTTGCAGAGGGCAGCCTGACTCCTACTCTAGTACAACTTCCATGGACCACTGACAGTGCAGCAGCTGTACCCACAGgtatgtatgaatgaatgtgcAATGTGTTGATTAGCTGATTTTAATAAGGCAGGTTGGGGTTGATCTGTCTTCAATGTTGTTCACATTTCTCCCAAAATCTGCAATTATCTCAGGAGATGCAGGGTGCCTCCTCAGTAGCAGCAACATGGTGGTCATTGGATGAATTTTTTAAGTTAAAGGTGTTTTATTCTTAGATAGCGACTGTCGGGAGTAGAATTTTCaatttaatgaatatttgaGTATCTCGAAATTTGAAAAACAACTCCTTTATCATTTATGTTTTCTGTAGAAGTAGACATTCTATCACATATTGGTTTATGTTAAACGTTATAAGACAGGCAGATCCGAATGACacgtttgattttttttccatttctttgaCTTAACAGGCTTGAAAATAGCTGCTGGGTGGAATACAAATTTCACTTACACCTCACCTACACAGGTAATATGTTAAACCATTAGACGtccattgtttttattgatttccaCAGAAAAACACTAATACCTAAACTGATATTCACTTGGATCGTCCCCATGCCTCAAAAGttaatttctgtcttttaaGAACTTGGAGCAACATCAGACAACTGGGCGGCTTGATgagacaaaactgaaaaaatggcTGTCAATGAAACAAGGCACCACAGAGGCAAAGAGGTCCTTTTTCAtcactgtttgttattgtacaTATGCACATATGAAATATCAGTCTTATATACAGTAACTGCAGGGTTTAGAGGGCTCTCCCAATGCATTTCTCTCTTTATCCGACAGAGAAATCTCCTCGATGTTTCTCACAAGTTCAAGTCTTGTTGCGAGTTTCACAAAAGCAGAGTGAGTCCTTTTCCTTTTAGCTTGCTGCTTTTTGTGATGTTCTAGTAgtttatgtcattattttaatgctctgctttatttttgttgtcaGTGGGCTTCCATCAGAAGCAGGTGCCTTAACTGTGGACCTCGAGGCTGCAAGCCAAGCTTTCGACCAGCTCCTGGCAATACCATGGATCAAACAAACAGTTGAGAACATCCTTTAAATGATCTTTACATGTCATTCAGattatgtttttcaaaaaatgatTCATAAACATTGCCATGTTATCTGATGAATCTGTTTTCCATGCAGGTGAACCTAAACTTCCTGATCGATTTGCTTGCGACTTCGATGAATGAGCTAAAATCACCAGAAGTCATCCTGATTCTGCTGACATGCCCCCTTCTTCAAGAGGACTCTAACGTCATGAAAGGGGCGCTGCCTTTGGCTGTCATTATAGGAGAACTGAGCGAGAAGACTCAGAAAACACTAAGTAAACAACAACTCCATCAAACTTTATTTTGGTCCAAAGTTTACTGTACAGGATTGACCAACATCAtaaatttagacattttatataGAATATAGCAATGACAGAATTGTTCAGTATATGtagatatttattattttattccaAATTTTCACTTTAATGTAAAGGTTCTATTTCCTTTTGGATACAACCTATCCAATATAAAACTATATAAATCAGACTCTACTTTGCTCTTTAATATCTTGTGTTCCTTCACCTGATGTGTGAATATACcgtatgttttcttttttctgcagGGTCCTTTTGGTCTTCCCTGACATCCTCCATGTTGATGAAGCACATCTTGGTGTTCAAAAAAGCTCTGGGTTTCATGCTGAAAAACGGACTCTTGGAAACTCACAACCCAGGAGTCAGATATCTGCTGGAGGCCCTCAAACTACTCTACAAAGTCAGcactatgtttttatttcaggcTCAAATCTATGAAACGTTTGCCTGTTTGTAATCAAATATGAAATCAAAAATTTCACCATGGGACTCCTAAACACAGAATTTGACCcttaatatatttttgaaaaaaacaaaaaaaaccccaaaaggTTCAGAGAGAGTTGATTGTATTGAACCTTTcagaaagtgaagaagaaatgcTGGTATTTTCTTGAGCATAGGTCTATCATTTTCTAAAGGATATACATTCAATTATGTCACATGGTGACTTAAAATACATCCGTCTATCTTATTAATTGGCTAATTGTTTAACCTATAAATACTGACTAATGCCTGTCACAAGTTATCAGAGCTCAAGGTGATAAAACTGCATGTTGTCCATTGAAGGCCTGGCAAAGGGGTCTTGATGGGCTATTAAGTAATAAATGCATTTATCTCTTACTGAATGAAAAAATTATGTCTATGTACTTGTGTaactatttttatataatatatatatatgtttttttacagGCAAACAAAACTGGAAAGTCCTACAAAGTCCCACTGAGCACCTTTTACGTAGAGGAAATCATTGGAAATGTGCAGCCGGTGGTGGACGTCACTCTTTGGTGGGAACTCTCTAAAGTGGAggtgaaaacatacagtacaatagacatgatgctgcagtgtttcaggcaaactatactgtatgtctgaggtacttttaatttcttttttcttaaactATTGATATTTTCTTTAAGGATGACATCAACACACCCGCCATCTTCTGTCGCTACCCGTTCCTGTTCAATCTGGTTTGCAAGGTGGCGGTCTTTAATGTCTTTGCGTTCATAATGAAGGTATAGTATGCATTGACAAATAAATTGTTCATAAACATGAAGGTCTGCATCcataaatgtaaacatccattTCACCGTCTAATTATATTGAAATTGCATTTACATCTAGTTGCAGCTTTCTTGATTAAAAAAGGGGTTTTGTTATTACAGAAAGCACACAGTATCGTTCATGATCCGGCTTTAGAGTGGCCTGATGAATTGTTGGCACAGTCTCTACACTCTGCTACAGCCCCCGTCTTCCAGCTAACTCTGAGACGAACTCACCTGCTGGAAGACACCTTCAGACAGCTCGGTGCAGCAGACCACTGCGCCTTCAAAAAGGAGCTTTCGGTAAGTGTTCAGAGGCCAAATGTGGTAGCTagtgtttcattcattcattcacttcatAAGAGAGAAATTAAATCACTTTCTTCCTGTAAAGTTGTAAAGCCAAATTGCcaaatacagtgaaaattaaAGCTAAAATTGGAGGTAACTAGACAGCAGGAATATGCAGAAGTAACTGCCAGGAAGTATACAAATACCAATTAGAaaataagtttgttttattgtattgagaactaaaataatgtgaaattttattgaccaaagaagaaaaattgTCAATTTTTCTTGTCAATTATAGCAACTAGAGGATTGTGTGACAATGAGCTGCCAGAGTAAGTCATTATGAATTTGTAAGAGTTTGCTTGATCAACTAGTTCATACAAAAATGTGGTTTCACATCCCATTTATTTAAAGAAGtcaaagatttttttggccattgCCATATAATTCCTTTTAAGTGGAAAATTTACAAAATTGCCAACTAAAAGATTTTTAGTTGGCAGGTGAGAAGAAATGTATTGGCACATTTGCACTCAGCTGATATTTATTTAGTATGTGCTACTTTGAAAACAGAGCCAAACACAAAATGGCTACAACTTTTGAGCATTGCATCATTACATAAAGGACATTTACAATCTGAGCGGATTCTAATGCAGTTTGTGCTTAAGGATGCTTCAGCAggatattgaaaaaaaaattatttttctcttgGTCCTAGGTGCAATTTGTGGATGACAGAAAGGTGATGATGGTCAACAGAAAGGACCTCTTCCTCCACCTGTTTGATGAGCTGATGGATCCAAAGTCTGACCTGATCATGTACAACGAGAAGGAGACTGTGGCCTGGTTCCCTCCCAGGGTAAGACTCGctatttaaagagaaaaacatggacCTGTAAACAGCTTTCTTCCATTTTATCCccattaaaggttttttttttagggactTTTTCCTTATTCGAATCAATGGCCTAAGGAAAGAGGATGTTGTACAGATtataaagccccctgaggcaaatttgtgatttgtgatattgggctatacaaataaaatcccTCAAGACACAGTAAACTTCAAACTGTTACCTCTATATATATCCTGACACTATTGAATTAGCTTATTTGTGGCTACAAAATGCTTttaatatatatgaatatgatGTACAAGTGTGATGATTGCTGTAAAACTGCAATCAGATGttaagaaaatattgttttatcacATGAATGTTCTCACAtcatttaacagtttttactcttttattcAAAACAGCTGGAGATGTGGTTAAAGTTAAAGCAACACATGCTGTATATATTTGACCTCATCCTCCTACGAAAAACTAGAGGGTTATTAACTGATACTAAATCCTTATGCATTTGTCTCCAAGCCAAAAATGGAGGAGAAGAGTTACTTCCTGTTTGGAGTCCTGTGTGGCCTGGCTCTCTACAACCACAACATTGTCCGCCTGCCCTTCCCGCTGGTTCTCTTCAAGAAGCTGCGCAATATCAAACCCTCACTGGACGACATGAAGGAGTTTGATCCTGTAACGGGAGAGTAAGATGGGTTTAAAAATGCACCACAGACCTGCTTTGCAGTTTGCTtttgcacatactgtatctttatGTGGCTATATTTTAGCCTCTTTTCATATAAAATAGGGAAATCATTGGTTTGGTTGATGTTTGAATCTacagtttttcttctgtcacCAAATGTTATATCTAATGCCTCAAGTAGACTGGAAATAATGATAAATTGTGGCACTTACCTTACAGTTTTGAATCAAATGTTTCCCAACATTTTTGGCTCCTTGAAACAAAGCCTATGTCCCACCATGTCGAGAGGTTTGACATGAATACCTTTGAGAGGCCTTTTAATAatccacaacaaaaaaaaccctgaaccTATGTCAGATCAGAGAGGCAGATGTCTGAtaaattctgataaaaagtctgttttcaaatgtttactGTCTTCTGTCTTCAGGTGTTTGCGGTGCATATTAGAGGACTACTCTCCTGAT is a window from the Thunnus thynnus chromosome 7, fThuThy2.1, whole genome shotgun sequence genome containing:
- the LOC137186001 gene encoding NACHT and WD repeat domain-containing protein 2 isoform X1, whose product is MCSRGKKTDRSSNSSCRSSCVKLYLCSNPEDSVMERRALRESVFPELRERCRHTLGVDIRVIDPYESSDPSRWPDENTRQQLIKECRESSAGPFLLALIGHQYGKASLPAQVEVSEYQMLLQESQQAGISTQELERVYKRDENSIPPSYCLTPPHRHTCCPQQADVKEEEENKMEDKEEELRKVLQTTVTLCVHSGLLTAEKAHRYYRSALDADLRFALEGHPRSDIIRRCVVYIHKVVNAKGEQAKGQMSSNLQPQSEAEADPGSTKPSEEELLSEMCDSFLRGLITSCRLLVYTITTECDRRHGYTTARRRGFTESLCQQVFSDMVQLIGSSNVSETSGDSHLGDALAREMAEQEELCTILSRFYDVIRPEEEEIKAYVEQSDQQRPLVVTGGPCAGKTVLLAHCAQQIKSWLQENNPVVITYFTNLSINPSPNHLLSSLYYQITTHYFSSTWGTNFYIGTDPDDPNYISNQRDKNFNCTPTANQDPHHESSTEVSNNNLNLNTMPCPDLADPKHVVLKPDVSLSELKKHLSLSLSLLPSAKQPLVLILDGLDQIGNNFAAQIIDSLPSPLPPAVKLILTVSSNRTPVLQAIEAHYPQCSPPPCVSEGSEKKSGYVCVRLGLADRKQCVKMLESLLSSSGRKVTSGQQALVNQALASCCLTLYARLLHMHTSLWLSDSELTESSLHDGVHSSISALLDHLEQKHSPGLVARAVSYLTLSRAGLTEAELTDLLFSNDNILAEHVQRDQKVTQVDVEKLLLDLKNFLIRRTVSGSQVLSWVSRHFGLVVAKRYLGTHEARSEIHSEMADYFSGRWACGSTKPLLTAPMKMYTDRQPSSQPFVFTSSSKEVGRVNLRKVVELPHHLQESDRWEELEHGLLMSLGFHQVMVRAGLLGDLVAMLKRERRSSTFTFSRERALLASILTSSACVLQSSPLELLTVMETSLLPCLEVFPELKGYVREIREERRNRGSGLGVALSPAPSTVASIQCLQFDAGAREVSVTEVAATECGIVTEIMDDCSAWIWKGSGCDVAKLSLTCEQEEVKFAGVKSSGQFMLLSTQCNKLFLWDVMGPEMFLEVKDPLKTEFAESSKQKKIKGFVACQKKLCVWWKGASSVSVFEASGETVTHFQCQSCVTCVVCSVNGSYMYCGQEEGTISIFDTDSGSFLGICSNSNHSSVVSIILCEDKQEMACVDSTGDVTLWDVAAKTQSPRPVKERFTGGKPNIVLNTDYSDEINTLLVCQYNQVTIWDTCDWEVWDQFLAPQGRAFIQAVLSQDGHLFLALLDTCPLVLVWRVSTGECVLSLETNKQPLTLLKIASDVTCVTHDGCLLVWDSEMIYTAGAAPKMQRGVKEVVVEQTGEWFYTTDGSETVWGWSLETGFPHANFQHDGPVEKLRVSPDTIHLVTLSAGEIYVWVTETGQNILRISGSRATDILITPNSNFGVSISDRGLSRVWKLANGGIVCNIHMHLSDAQVSPESTFLIGCRRGDLLAASLWSGTISKRFSCVESSEHVVAFHTLSEHPDFVVVMVASGGLYTWKVSEETMCRHFELPETFQCQPQVFQMSSDGNYALLSIDNGAITLLDLSQVRLCSFKVEGPIIKACLDKSGCFAAYISHPISLEKSCVCHLHARPVLTVVRLSDGERIGSVFLSKNPSTLVMCEQQCVFVGFEDGSVGVYSILDVMISGEGLVGCRDDLNGQVRECNFDKEPVRWLPLAIPNMTWP
- the LOC137186001 gene encoding NACHT and WD repeat domain-containing protein 2 isoform X2, producing the protein MCSRGKKTDRSSNSSCRSSCVKLYLCSNPEDSVMERRALRESVFPELRERCRHTLGVDIRVIDPYESSDPSRWPDENTRQQLIKECRESSAGPFLLALIGHQYGKASLPAQVEVSEYQMLLQESQQAGISTQELERVYKRDENSIPPSYCLTPPHRHTCCPQADVKEEEENKMEDKEEELRKVLQTTVTLCVHSGLLTAEKAHRYYRSALDADLRFALEGHPRSDIIRRCVVYIHKVVNAKGEQAKGQMSSNLQPQSEAEADPGSTKPSEEELLSEMCDSFLRGLITSCRLLVYTITTECDRRHGYTTARRRGFTESLCQQVFSDMVQLIGSSNVSETSGDSHLGDALAREMAEQEELCTILSRFYDVIRPEEEEIKAYVEQSDQQRPLVVTGGPCAGKTVLLAHCAQQIKSWLQENNPVVITYFTNLSINPSPNHLLSSLYYQITTHYFSSTWGTNFYIGTDPDDPNYISNQRDKNFNCTPTANQDPHHESSTEVSNNNLNLNTMPCPDLADPKHVVLKPDVSLSELKKHLSLSLSLLPSAKQPLVLILDGLDQIGNNFAAQIIDSLPSPLPPAVKLILTVSSNRTPVLQAIEAHYPQCSPPPCVSEGSEKKSGYVCVRLGLADRKQCVKMLESLLSSSGRKVTSGQQALVNQALASCCLTLYARLLHMHTSLWLSDSELTESSLHDGVHSSISALLDHLEQKHSPGLVARAVSYLTLSRAGLTEAELTDLLFSNDNILAEHVQRDQKVTQVDVEKLLLDLKNFLIRRTVSGSQVLSWVSRHFGLVVAKRYLGTHEARSEIHSEMADYFSGRWACGSTKPLLTAPMKMYTDRQPSSQPFVFTSSSKEVGRVNLRKVVELPHHLQESDRWEELEHGLLMSLGFHQVMVRAGLLGDLVAMLKRERRSSTFTFSRERALLASILTSSACVLQSSPLELLTVMETSLLPCLEVFPELKGYVREIREERRNRGSGLGVALSPAPSTVASIQCLQFDAGAREVSVTEVAATECGIVTEIMDDCSAWIWKGSGCDVAKLSLTCEQEEVKFAGVKSSGQFMLLSTQCNKLFLWDVMGPEMFLEVKDPLKTEFAESSKQKKIKGFVACQKKLCVWWKGASSVSVFEASGETVTHFQCQSCVTCVVCSVNGSYMYCGQEEGTISIFDTDSGSFLGICSNSNHSSVVSIILCEDKQEMACVDSTGDVTLWDVAAKTQSPRPVKERFTGGKPNIVLNTDYSDEINTLLVCQYNQVTIWDTCDWEVWDQFLAPQGRAFIQAVLSQDGHLFLALLDTCPLVLVWRVSTGECVLSLETNKQPLTLLKIASDVTCVTHDGCLLVWDSEMIYTAGAAPKMQRGVKEVVVEQTGEWFYTTDGSETVWGWSLETGFPHANFQHDGPVEKLRVSPDTIHLVTLSAGEIYVWVTETGQNILRISGSRATDILITPNSNFGVSISDRGLSRVWKLANGGIVCNIHMHLSDAQVSPESTFLIGCRRGDLLAASLWSGTISKRFSCVESSEHVVAFHTLSEHPDFVVVMVASGGLYTWKVSEETMCRHFELPETFQCQPQVFQMSSDGNYALLSIDNGAITLLDLSQVRLCSFKVEGPIIKACLDKSGCFAAYISHPISLEKSCVCHLHARPVLTVVRLSDGERIGSVFLSKNPSTLVMCEQQCVFVGFEDGSVGVYSILDVMISGEGLVGCRDDLNGQVRECNFDKEPVRWLPLAIPNMTWP